One window of the Haloarcula halobia genome contains the following:
- the glmU gene encoding bifunctional sugar-1-phosphate nucleotidylyltransferase/acetyltransferase, protein MQIDTAVVLAAGEGTRLRPLTRNRPKPMLPAANRPILEHVFDALVEAGIERLVAVVGFKRDRVQDHFGSTYRGVPITYVVQEKQLGSGHALLQAREVVDGSLLVLNGDRLIDPGTVEAVANSFAETGDTSISVVERQDTHRYGAVELRGSAITEFVEKPQSDDYRLINGGVYAFAETIFDAIEATPREHGELGLTDTIERLVDQDRVRGVEVDGMWVDATYPWDLLSVAREVLARGRLVERRRENRIWVDDSATVHERAVLRGPVVVGPDCEIAPGAVVGPNTALGSNVTVGANAVVERSVLDADTRVDPGSTLIDTVTGQGVDLGASTVVPGGPADVQVGTEVFEDQRLGAVIADRVSARGNVSFDPGALVGPNATLHAGVTVNGNVRESAEVVR, encoded by the coding sequence ATGCAGATCGACACCGCGGTCGTCCTCGCAGCCGGGGAAGGGACCCGGTTGCGCCCGCTGACGCGAAACCGGCCCAAGCCGATGTTGCCGGCGGCCAACCGCCCAATTCTGGAACACGTCTTCGACGCGCTCGTCGAGGCCGGCATCGAGCGGCTGGTGGCCGTCGTCGGCTTCAAGCGCGACCGGGTCCAGGACCACTTCGGCTCGACGTACCGTGGCGTACCGATAACCTACGTCGTCCAGGAGAAACAGCTGGGCAGCGGCCACGCGCTTCTGCAGGCCCGCGAGGTCGTCGACGGGTCGCTGCTGGTGCTGAACGGGGACCGGCTCATCGACCCGGGGACCGTCGAGGCGGTCGCGAACTCGTTCGCCGAGACCGGCGACACGAGCATCTCGGTGGTCGAGCGCCAGGACACCCACCGGTACGGTGCCGTCGAACTCCGTGGCAGCGCCATCACCGAGTTCGTCGAGAAGCCCCAGAGCGACGACTACCGGCTCATCAACGGCGGCGTCTACGCCTTCGCCGAGACCATCTTCGACGCCATCGAGGCGACGCCGCGCGAGCACGGCGAACTGGGCCTGACAGACACCATCGAACGCCTGGTCGACCAGGACCGCGTCCGCGGCGTCGAGGTCGACGGGATGTGGGTCGACGCCACCTATCCCTGGGACCTGCTGTCGGTCGCCCGCGAGGTACTGGCCCGCGGTCGCCTCGTCGAGCGCCGGCGGGAGAACCGCATCTGGGTCGACGACTCCGCGACCGTCCACGAGCGCGCGGTGCTCCGGGGGCCCGTCGTCGTCGGCCCCGACTGCGAGATCGCCCCCGGGGCCGTCGTCGGCCCCAACACCGCGCTGGGGAGCAACGTCACCGTCGGCGCGAACGCCGTCGTCGAGCGCTCGGTGCTCGACGCCGACACGCGCGTCGACCCCGGGTCGACGCTCATCGATACCGTCACCGGCCAGGGCGTCGACCTCGGCGCGAGCACCGTCGTCCCCGGCGGCCCCGCCGACGTCCAGGTCGGCACCGAGGTGTTCGAGGACCAGCGTCTCGGCGCCGTCATCGCCGACCGGGTCAGCGCCCGCGGGAACGTGAGTTTCGACCCCGGCGCGCTCGTCGGCCCGAACGCCACGCTGCACGCCGGCGTGACCGTGAACGGGAACGTCCGCGAGAGCGCGGAGGTGGTCCGCTGA
- the glmS gene encoding glutamine--fructose-6-phosphate transaminase (isomerizing), whose translation MCGIIGCVGRDDETLETLVHGLSKLEYRGYDSAGVAITSADAPVDICRTAGKIDDLRESLEAVSLSGTVGVGHTRWSTHGPPTDENAHPHQDCHGDVAVVHNGIIENYQALRDRLVAAGHNFTSDTDTEVIPHLVEDALEDGAEPEAAVREAVAQLEGSYAVAVVIAGTEAVFTARHDSPLVLGLDGDATYLGSDVPAFRDFTDQVVYLADGEFARLDADGWAVTDSDGDAVEKEVNTIEWDAEETGKSGYDHFMLKEIHEQPRALRQCLRGRVDEMAASVDIGDLGDLSPTGIQFVACGTSYHAALHGAQLFRESGIPAQAFLASEYATAPPPIGDALVVGVTQSGETADTLSALREARRRGARTMAVTNVVGSTAARECDHAFYIRAGPEIGVAATKTFASQLAALNLLALGMTSCPDAREVIAALRDLPSNVQQVLDESAAAEVAELYEDANAYFFIGRGYQHPVALEGALKMKEITYKHAEGFAAGELKHGPLALVTQHTPVFAIVTGDEERARKTVGNVKEVEARNAPVVAISDGQSDVDRYADHVLELPETHPRAAAILANIHLQLVAYHVAARLGRNIDKPRNLAKSVTVE comes from the coding sequence ATGTGTGGCATCATCGGCTGTGTCGGCCGCGATGACGAGACGCTCGAGACGCTCGTCCACGGCCTCTCGAAACTCGAGTACCGGGGCTACGACTCCGCCGGCGTCGCGATCACGAGCGCTGACGCTCCGGTCGACATCTGCCGGACCGCCGGCAAGATCGACGACCTCCGCGAGTCCCTGGAGGCCGTCTCGCTGTCGGGCACCGTCGGCGTCGGCCACACCCGCTGGAGCACGCACGGGCCGCCGACCGACGAGAACGCTCACCCCCACCAGGACTGCCACGGCGACGTGGCCGTCGTCCACAACGGCATCATCGAGAACTACCAGGCGCTCCGTGACCGCCTCGTCGCGGCCGGCCACAACTTCACCTCCGACACCGACACGGAGGTCATCCCCCACCTCGTCGAGGACGCCCTCGAGGACGGGGCCGAGCCGGAGGCTGCGGTCCGCGAGGCCGTCGCCCAGCTCGAGGGGAGTTACGCCGTCGCCGTCGTCATCGCGGGCACCGAAGCCGTGTTCACCGCCCGGCACGACTCGCCGCTCGTCCTCGGCCTGGACGGGGACGCGACCTACCTGGGGAGCGACGTCCCCGCGTTCCGCGATTTCACCGACCAGGTCGTCTACCTGGCCGACGGCGAGTTCGCCCGCCTCGACGCCGACGGCTGGGCCGTCACCGACAGCGACGGCGACGCCGTCGAGAAAGAGGTCAACACCATCGAGTGGGACGCCGAGGAGACCGGCAAGAGCGGCTACGACCACTTCATGCTCAAGGAGATTCACGAGCAACCGCGCGCCCTGCGCCAGTGTCTGCGCGGCCGCGTCGACGAGATGGCCGCCAGCGTCGACATCGGCGACCTGGGCGACCTCTCGCCGACGGGCATCCAGTTCGTCGCCTGTGGCACCTCGTATCACGCGGCGCTCCACGGCGCCCAGCTGTTCAGAGAGAGCGGCATCCCCGCCCAGGCGTTCCTCGCCAGCGAGTACGCCACGGCGCCCCCGCCGATCGGCGACGCGCTCGTCGTCGGCGTCACCCAGAGCGGCGAGACGGCCGACACCCTCTCGGCGCTCCGGGAGGCCCGGCGCCGAGGCGCGCGGACGATGGCCGTCACGAACGTCGTCGGGTCGACGGCAGCCCGCGAGTGCGACCACGCGTTCTACATCCGCGCCGGCCCCGAGATCGGCGTCGCCGCGACCAAGACCTTCGCCTCGCAGCTGGCCGCCCTCAACCTGCTCGCGCTCGGGATGACCAGCTGTCCCGACGCCCGCGAGGTCATCGCAGCCCTACGGGACCTGCCGAGCAACGTCCAGCAGGTCCTCGACGAGTCGGCCGCCGCCGAGGTGGCCGAACTCTACGAGGACGCGAACGCGTACTTCTTCATCGGCCGCGGCTACCAGCACCCCGTCGCGCTCGAGGGGGCGCTGAAGATGAAAGAGATCACCTACAAACACGCCGAGGGCTTCGCCGCCGGCGAACTGAAACACGGCCCGCTCGCGCTCGTGACCCAGCACACGCCCGTCTTCGCCATCGTCACCGGCGACGAGGAGCGCGCCCGCAAGACCGTGGGCAACGTCAAGGAGGTCGAGGCCCGTAACGCGCCGGTCGTGGCCATCTCCGACGGCCAGAGCGACGTCGACCGCTACGCCGACCACGTGCTCGAACTCCCCGAGACCCACCCGCGTGCGGCGGCCATCCTGGCGAACATCCACCTGCAACTGGTCGCCTACCACGTCGCCGCTCGGCTAGGGCGCAACATCGACAAGCCCCGCAACCTCGCCAAGAGCGTGACCGTCGAATAG
- a CDS encoding metal-dependent hydrolase: MYPHEHFLLAVVPVAMFSFLFLRKLPSGKTTLILLIASQFPDLIDKPLAFSLQVLPSGRMLAHSVVVSVPLLLALIILATRYGRTRDALVFVFGYMSHLVGDFYRVFTLGTEYHFYPNIFWPLLEANTGKRESFAAFYPESTADLLIPVGILLLGLAYSVFMMYASRSHSLEKSPKPGGP, encoded by the coding sequence ATGTATCCACACGAACATTTTCTCCTCGCAGTCGTTCCTGTGGCCATGTTTTCGTTTCTGTTTCTGAGAAAACTTCCGTCTGGAAAGACGACACTGATCTTGCTTATCGCATCGCAATTTCCCGATCTGATAGACAAACCCCTCGCGTTCAGCTTGCAGGTGTTACCGAGCGGACGAATGCTCGCCCACTCGGTGGTCGTCTCCGTGCCTCTACTGTTGGCCCTGATAATTCTGGCAACTCGGTACGGGAGAACTCGGGACGCGTTGGTCTTCGTCTTCGGATATATGTCGCACCTGGTCGGAGATTTCTACAGGGTATTCACTCTCGGTACGGAGTATCACTTCTATCCGAACATTTTCTGGCCACTGTTGGAAGCCAATACAGGCAAGCGAGAGTCGTTCGCGGCGTTTTATCCAGAAAGCACGGCAGACTTGCTGATACCTGTCGGAATATTGCTGCTCGGTCTCGCGTACAGCGTCTTCATGATGTACGCATCCAGGAGTCACAGCCTCGAAAAGTCGCCTAAACCCGGCGGCCCCTGA
- a CDS encoding glycosyltransferase family 4 protein encodes MDVAFVTSAYPPRSPGGAGTSSKLIVEGLRDAGVHVDIFALTEDGADPVRMQDNRYHLPDGTHYGVPIAIGENLSAYFHLPDLHEYDVIHVYNVRHLPACVLRADPPVVATYNNHMWTCIDPVAHLSDGVPECSLRHRIRYAKTKGYTGVTCLPRVAFNMLGKSIAQQADLLTVQTEGMKSVLSKSGYESDNIRKVPNILDDRFIVEPENEKEILFVGRLKPSKGPKTVLEAFQSLSQQYEDWSLRLYGKGELEGEIRDLIEGDSQVSLEYCPYDSLPSVYKNASVLVHASRYTEPFSRSWLEAMGSKTSIVCSENPSSVDILGDIAVLYDPFSSSDLARTLERVLSRPALRTEMAHAGYDAVTKYRPEKIVDGYISAYDECR; translated from the coding sequence ATGGACGTAGCCTTCGTTACATCAGCGTACCCGCCGAGGAGTCCTGGTGGGGCAGGGACGAGCAGCAAGCTGATAGTGGAGGGGCTGCGAGACGCCGGGGTTCACGTCGATATTTTTGCTCTAACCGAAGACGGCGCAGACCCAGTGCGGATGCAGGATAACCGATATCATCTGCCAGATGGCACCCACTACGGCGTGCCCATAGCGATCGGTGAAAACCTCAGTGCGTACTTCCACCTCCCGGACTTGCACGAGTACGACGTGATTCACGTATACAACGTACGGCACCTTCCAGCGTGTGTTCTCCGTGCCGACCCACCGGTAGTTGCGACGTACAATAACCACATGTGGACCTGCATCGATCCGGTTGCGCACCTGAGTGACGGAGTCCCGGAATGTAGCCTCCGGCATAGAATACGGTATGCGAAGACGAAGGGGTATACCGGGGTAACATGTCTCCCTCGAGTTGCATTTAACATGCTCGGAAAATCCATCGCCCAGCAAGCCGACCTGCTCACAGTGCAGACGGAGGGAATGAAATCGGTCTTATCTAAAAGTGGCTACGAGAGCGATAACATCCGGAAAGTACCCAATATACTGGATGACCGGTTTATAGTAGAGCCTGAGAACGAAAAAGAGATACTGTTCGTCGGGCGGCTAAAACCGTCGAAAGGGCCGAAAACCGTTCTCGAGGCGTTTCAGTCGTTGTCTCAGCAGTACGAAGATTGGTCCTTGCGATTGTATGGGAAAGGAGAGCTAGAAGGGGAGATACGGGACTTGATCGAAGGCGATTCACAGGTATCGCTAGAGTATTGCCCGTACGATAGCCTTCCATCTGTCTATAAGAACGCAAGTGTCCTAGTCCATGCGTCCCGGTACACGGAGCCGTTTTCGCGAAGTTGGCTCGAAGCGATGGGTTCGAAAACCTCAATCGTCTGTTCGGAGAACCCGAGCTCGGTCGATATTCTCGGTGACATCGCTGTCCTGTACGATCCGTTCAGCTCGAGCGACCTGGCACGGACCCTGGAGAGGGTCCTTTCACGGCCGGCATTGAGAACCGAGATGGCACATGCAGGATACGACGCAGTAACGAAGTACAGACCGGAAAAGATCGTCGACGGATACATTTCTGCCTACGATGAATGCAGATAG
- a CDS encoding DUF1616 domain-containing protein translates to MSGTNVWRRVYTHLRRVPVDIAVVIVLIALTALVVTLSHPATNLLRIALGVSVLLFVPGYTLIAAIFPESELRSSDTPREGTVEVSPLERLVLSIATSLALILFTGLLLNFSPWGIRLHPVVIGLTVLTLLLSCIATFRRFRLPEEERFQVGYTQLTSIEWIENRGPDSTFDSVLNVIVVLSVLTAGVTAQYALTNPNQGDRFTEFYLLSEDADGDLVADDYPTEFRRGQSRSLVIGVENQEYETVDYSVVVELQHVETTGPEPEVMTVSEIGSYNLTLAHSRSWQYRHEVTPRMTGRNLRLQYRLYKNPGTSPSRDEEPYREVHLWINVSTLDGDF, encoded by the coding sequence ATGTCCGGGACGAACGTTTGGCGGAGGGTCTATACCCATCTCAGGCGAGTCCCGGTCGATATCGCCGTGGTAATCGTTCTGATTGCGCTGACAGCCCTGGTGGTCACGCTGTCTCATCCCGCTACCAACCTTCTCAGAATCGCGCTGGGGGTTTCGGTTCTACTCTTTGTCCCGGGTTACACGCTGATTGCAGCCATCTTCCCTGAGTCCGAGCTCCGTAGCTCGGATACACCGAGAGAGGGGACTGTAGAGGTATCTCCGTTGGAACGACTAGTTCTCTCGATCGCGACTAGCCTCGCGCTCATCCTGTTCACTGGACTCCTCTTGAATTTCTCTCCCTGGGGGATCAGATTACACCCGGTAGTTATCGGTCTCACCGTGCTGACGCTCCTTCTCTCCTGTATCGCGACTTTTCGACGTTTTCGACTTCCCGAAGAAGAACGGTTTCAGGTCGGGTATACGCAATTGACGTCGATCGAGTGGATCGAGAACCGTGGCCCCGACTCGACATTCGATTCGGTGCTGAACGTCATCGTCGTACTCAGTGTGCTGACGGCCGGTGTAACAGCGCAGTACGCGTTGACGAACCCCAACCAGGGCGACCGATTTACCGAGTTTTACCTGCTGAGCGAAGATGCGGATGGAGATCTCGTCGCAGACGACTATCCAACGGAGTTTCGACGGGGCCAGAGCCGATCACTGGTAATCGGCGTCGAAAACCAGGAGTACGAAACGGTCGATTACAGCGTCGTCGTGGAACTACAACACGTCGAGACGACCGGACCCGAGCCAGAAGTGATGACTGTCTCCGAAATCGGGAGTTACAATCTAACACTGGCCCACAGCCGAAGCTGGCAGTACCGTCATGAAGTTACGCCTCGGATGACGGGCCGGAACCTCCGGTTACAGTATCGGCTCTACAAGAATCCGGGCACGTCCCCCTCGAGAGATGAGGAACCCTATAGAGAGGTCCACTTGTGGATAAACGTTTCAACACTCGATGGGGACTTCTGA
- a CDS encoding sulfatase-like hydrolase/transferase: MITVDSLRADTCGFIGDTGCTPFLSSIADRSLIFENAISPGPRTPSSIPVLLTGEFNRHDGYHMRSQRNAIRHHLRTHSTIPERVSQSGYTTVGFSANPWTAIDTGFDDIFDEFVELNPASENGVDAFTDMKTVRGFDYFLEKIGQTDFLKWESRREWLSHWAGYYDQIRERVRSLDEPYFVWIFLMDTHQPYIVPRDFREDSSGLKMYLSLLNYARGRAEGLSEHSEQWLKECYRDAARSADEFIRRLAQDLEASAPILLMHSDHGESHGDHATYGHEQQLFEENIRVPLLIHGTDQNDAVTDPLSLSTLPRLVELLTEGRADSLGHLTTDFVLSDVESIPVANRRAKKMNYTPHYCSIRGKRYKYIQTPEGPELYDLHADSNEMTNIADPNRDLVAQFERLANVKTAKQIEKKRLRSAIGDSALSASQVSR; this comes from the coding sequence ATGATTACGGTCGACAGCTTACGAGCAGACACCTGCGGGTTTATCGGCGATACCGGCTGTACTCCGTTCCTTAGTTCCATAGCCGACCGCAGCCTGATTTTTGAAAACGCGATCTCTCCAGGGCCCCGAACACCGTCCTCGATACCAGTTCTGTTGACTGGTGAATTCAACAGACACGACGGCTATCACATGAGATCCCAGCGGAACGCTATCAGACACCATCTTCGGACTCATTCGACCATCCCCGAACGGGTATCGCAATCGGGATATACGACGGTCGGCTTTTCGGCGAACCCCTGGACAGCGATCGATACTGGATTCGACGACATCTTCGATGAGTTCGTCGAGCTCAATCCTGCTTCGGAAAACGGCGTCGACGCATTTACTGACATGAAGACTGTTCGTGGGTTCGATTACTTTCTCGAGAAGATTGGACAGACCGACTTCTTGAAGTGGGAAAGCCGACGTGAATGGTTGAGTCACTGGGCAGGATATTATGACCAAATAAGAGAACGCGTACGGTCGTTGGACGAGCCGTACTTCGTGTGGATTTTCCTGATGGACACACATCAGCCATATATCGTCCCCCGCGATTTCCGGGAGGATTCCAGCGGCCTGAAGATGTACCTTTCGCTGCTGAACTATGCTCGCGGTCGAGCTGAAGGGCTGTCAGAACACTCCGAACAGTGGCTGAAAGAATGTTACCGGGATGCGGCTCGCTCAGCTGACGAATTCATCAGGCGGCTTGCACAGGACCTCGAGGCATCGGCGCCAATCCTGTTGATGCACTCCGATCACGGGGAATCGCACGGGGACCACGCAACGTACGGGCACGAACAGCAACTGTTCGAGGAGAACATCCGTGTTCCACTGTTGATTCACGGAACCGACCAGAACGATGCCGTGACGGACCCTCTCTCATTGTCGACACTTCCACGGCTTGTAGAGCTTCTAACCGAAGGTCGAGCAGATTCTCTCGGTCACCTGACCACCGACTTCGTACTGTCTGACGTAGAAAGTATCCCGGTAGCGAATCGACGGGCGAAGAAAATGAATTACACCCCCCATTACTGTTCGATCCGGGGAAAGCGCTACAAATACATTCAGACACCGGAAGGACCCGAACTCTACGACCTGCACGCAGACTCGAACGAAATGACCAACATAGCCGACCCGAACAGGGACCTCGTAGCGCAGTTTGAAAGACTAGCGAACGTGAAGACGGCGAAACAGATCGAGAAAAAGCGACTGCGATCTGCCATCGGTGACAGTGCCCTGTCAGCGAGTCAGGTGTCGAGATAA
- a CDS encoding flippase, translated as MTETSPLVKLAQSAALVFVASVVGRLLGLVAEIVIVRSLAPTTYGRIALAFTIISSLGSIILLGVHEGVTRQFSSLKSDTEQLKVVLSGYTIVLASGIFTALIVYSLRHPISELVNDENIVVPLSLFIPYLVIYPLSVTSFATLRAREQTLKAMMSRPLGGRLVALLLLGLFFSLGENYYGAIVYWIAFPAFTLLFSVYFMRDFATTNAVSESLPDRTTIVDLFAFSWPLAISSVVFLLLANLDILMIGYFLDAESVGFYRSVQPFKQVATFGMSAFTFIFLPLATRYYEQDRIDQLEEMFTVSTKWILLITLPPLLVFALFSGAVVQHFFGNEYLPASPVLAVLTGGLLFRAISGLDGPMVKAIDRPRIELYSAIPGFVVNFVMNVVLIPAYGIVGAAVATILGYAVYNSIELGWIYFSKDIHPFSIDTTKFLVAMIAFGGGLSVVIPRPLGILGLIGLGVVFVLVQPLLLLLTRSIDEEDIRLIDEIESRFGIDLTKVKQIAKKGV; from the coding sequence ATGACTGAGACCTCACCGCTGGTTAAATTGGCTCAAAGTGCCGCGTTAGTTTTTGTTGCGTCAGTTGTCGGTCGTTTGTTAGGCTTGGTAGCGGAAATCGTAATTGTCAGGTCACTCGCACCAACGACTTACGGTCGAATCGCGCTGGCGTTCACGATCATCTCATCGCTGGGGAGTATCATTTTGCTCGGCGTCCACGAAGGTGTCACCCGACAGTTTTCTTCGCTCAAGTCGGACACAGAACAGCTGAAGGTAGTTCTCTCTGGCTACACAATTGTACTGGCATCTGGAATTTTTACCGCCCTGATCGTCTATTCTCTGCGTCACCCGATATCCGAGCTGGTAAACGACGAGAATATCGTCGTGCCTCTTTCGTTGTTCATTCCCTATCTAGTCATCTACCCACTCTCTGTAACGTCATTTGCGACACTCCGGGCGAGGGAACAGACCCTGAAGGCCATGATGTCACGCCCCTTGGGCGGTCGTCTCGTCGCATTGCTCTTACTCGGTCTCTTTTTTTCGCTCGGCGAGAACTATTACGGGGCGATCGTCTACTGGATTGCGTTCCCGGCGTTCACACTACTGTTCTCGGTCTATTTCATGCGAGATTTCGCGACTACTAACGCGGTGTCGGAGTCCCTGCCGGATCGGACGACGATAGTAGATCTGTTCGCATTTTCGTGGCCCCTTGCGATAAGTTCGGTCGTGTTTCTGCTGCTTGCAAACCTCGATATCCTGATGATCGGCTACTTCCTGGACGCGGAATCTGTCGGGTTTTATCGGTCTGTACAGCCGTTCAAACAGGTGGCGACGTTTGGAATGTCAGCGTTCACGTTCATATTTCTACCACTGGCTACCAGATATTACGAGCAAGATAGGATAGACCAGCTCGAGGAGATGTTCACTGTTTCGACGAAGTGGATCCTGCTTATTACCCTCCCACCCTTACTCGTCTTTGCGCTCTTTTCGGGAGCAGTTGTTCAACACTTCTTCGGGAACGAATACTTGCCGGCAAGTCCCGTCTTAGCGGTTCTGACCGGCGGTCTTCTGTTCAGGGCTATCAGTGGGCTCGATGGACCGATGGTCAAAGCGATCGACCGCCCCCGTATCGAACTGTATTCAGCGATCCCGGGCTTTGTCGTGAACTTCGTCATGAACGTGGTGCTGATTCCAGCGTATGGAATCGTCGGGGCTGCCGTGGCGACGATACTCGGCTACGCGGTCTACAATTCGATCGAGCTGGGGTGGATATATTTCAGTAAAGATATCCACCCGTTTTCGATAGACACGACCAAATTCCTCGTCGCGATGATCGCCTTCGGAGGGGGTCTCTCGGTGGTGATACCGAGGCCACTCGGCATTCTCGGACTGATCGGACTTGGCGTGGTTTTCGTCCTGGTTCAACCACTCCTCCTCCTGCTTACGAGGAGCATTGACGAGGAAGACATTAGGTTGATCGACGAGATAGAATCGCGATTCGGGATCGATCTGACCAAAGTGAAACAAATCGCGAAGAAAGGTGTCTGA
- a CDS encoding sulfatase-like hydrolase/transferase codes for MNVVSSVASALPEAAAEPLKSVYFRYRSFSADRAHEPPSKPIQPRSDAPPHLLLIVIDALRPDFVPDLPIEFSHAIAPAPWTYPSVTSMHTGLRPSEHGAVTNTATNDDGLAIPAQTAADPHLPGKLESAGYDTYAGCAFPMPFQAITGWYQNHRCYSDAQASVVIEGYRDWRRGRPRTAGYLHLGDLHAPVGAPQAYLDDHDVDMSLPDLRYIRRYRTDFDETNPECVRYREHKFRLHRAALAYVSDRIWSLFEEIKDDTLVIICGDHGEALWEHQAQDRQITDSRPNHCLGHGGTPFDVVSRVPIGCWAPTGESLTPTGGWGSLRDIPATLLESVTGEHDIPGRSWHERIPTDRAVVCEGARYGVERKAVYRNEWKLVHSKADGVTLEAKIDGEEAFGEIPDSVATVLYEELPDRWETGSQSGSVPQVTRDQLESLGYM; via the coding sequence ATGAACGTCGTCTCGAGTGTGGCGTCTGCTCTCCCGGAGGCAGCAGCGGAACCACTCAAATCGGTATATTTTCGTTATCGATCGTTCTCTGCTGACAGAGCGCACGAGCCTCCGTCGAAACCAATTCAGCCGCGGTCGGATGCCCCTCCTCACCTATTACTGATCGTCATCGATGCTCTCCGCCCCGACTTCGTCCCAGACCTCCCGATAGAGTTCTCGCACGCCATCGCACCCGCCCCCTGGACCTATCCGTCGGTAACGAGCATGCATACCGGACTCCGACCCAGTGAGCACGGCGCAGTAACAAATACAGCCACCAACGACGATGGCCTCGCGATTCCCGCACAGACTGCTGCAGACCCACATTTACCCGGCAAGTTAGAATCTGCAGGCTACGATACGTATGCGGGGTGTGCGTTTCCCATGCCGTTCCAAGCAATAACCGGTTGGTACCAGAACCACCGGTGCTATTCTGATGCGCAGGCCTCGGTGGTCATCGAAGGGTACCGGGACTGGAGACGGGGCCGCCCACGCACTGCGGGCTATCTTCATCTCGGAGACCTTCATGCTCCAGTCGGAGCGCCCCAAGCGTATCTTGACGACCACGACGTAGATATGTCGCTTCCCGATCTCAGGTATATTCGGCGCTACCGGACTGACTTTGACGAGACCAACCCTGAATGTGTCCGATACAGAGAACACAAATTCCGGCTCCATCGGGCAGCACTCGCGTATGTTTCTGACCGCATCTGGAGTCTGTTTGAAGAGATAAAGGACGACACGTTGGTGATTATCTGTGGAGACCACGGCGAAGCGTTGTGGGAGCACCAAGCTCAAGACCGGCAGATAACCGACTCACGACCCAACCACTGTTTGGGACATGGAGGGACGCCCTTTGACGTCGTTTCGAGAGTGCCGATTGGTTGCTGGGCACCGACTGGAGAGTCGCTCACGCCGACTGGTGGATGGGGGTCGCTACGAGACATCCCGGCGACGCTGCTTGAATCTGTCACGGGTGAGCACGACATACCTGGGAGGAGCTGGCACGAGAGAATCCCAACCGATCGTGCGGTCGTCTGCGAAGGAGCGCGCTACGGTGTGGAACGGAAGGCCGTGTATCGAAACGAGTGGAAGCTCGTCCACTCGAAAGCCGACGGGGTCACACTCGAGGCGAAAATCGACGGCGAAGAGGCCTTCGGTGAGATCCCCGACTCCGTCGCCACAGTACTGTACGAAGAACTCCCGGACCGATGGGAGACCGGGAGTCAGAGCGGGAGCGTCCCACAGGTCACCAGAGACCAACTCGAATCACTTGGCTACATGTAA